A single Mesotoga sp. UBA6090 DNA region contains:
- the rpoD gene encoding RNA polymerase sigma factor RpoD, giving the protein MITKEEIDKRIKKLLRQGKKKGFITYEDIDSAFPPDYEGFDSTLVESIYEEFEKNKINVVEKEPVEGDDDVESDGGEELVSILETTPEMYDNISLKDPIKMYLKEIGKISLLTPSRERELARRAQKGEPKAKEELITANLRLVVSIAKRYIGRGLTFLDLIQEGNIGLIKAVEKFDWKKGYKFSTYATWWIRQAITRAIADQARTIRVPVHMVETINKLNKVIREHLQDFGEYPTIEELGQLTGKTPEKIEEILAASKETVSLESPISGDEESTMGDFIHDDSMEQPEEAAMKMLLREQIDQILDTLSPREAMVLKMRYGLLDGKTKTLEEVGQFFNVTRERIRQIEVKALRKLRHPSRSKQLKALLGMLNTSKRD; this is encoded by the coding sequence CTGATTACTAAGGAAGAGATAGATAAGCGAATCAAGAAACTTCTCAGGCAGGGAAAGAAGAAGGGCTTTATTACGTATGAAGATATTGATAGCGCTTTCCCGCCAGACTACGAAGGCTTTGACTCAACTCTTGTTGAATCAATCTATGAGGAATTCGAGAAGAATAAAATAAATGTCGTTGAAAAAGAACCCGTAGAGGGAGACGATGACGTAGAGAGCGACGGCGGCGAAGAACTTGTTTCGATACTTGAGACAACACCGGAAATGTATGACAATATCTCTCTCAAAGACCCGATAAAGATGTATCTGAAGGAGATCGGCAAGATTTCTCTCCTTACTCCAAGTAGAGAAAGGGAGCTTGCGCGTCGTGCTCAGAAAGGCGAACCGAAAGCAAAGGAAGAGCTTATCACTGCTAACCTGAGACTTGTCGTTTCCATTGCTAAGAGGTACATTGGACGCGGTCTAACATTCCTTGACCTTATTCAGGAGGGAAACATTGGGCTGATCAAGGCCGTTGAGAAATTTGACTGGAAGAAGGGCTACAAGTTCAGCACGTATGCAACCTGGTGGATCAGGCAGGCCATCACAAGGGCTATTGCAGACCAGGCAAGAACGATAAGGGTCCCGGTCCACATGGTTGAAACTATAAACAAACTGAACAAAGTTATCAGAGAACACTTACAGGATTTCGGAGAGTATCCGACGATCGAAGAACTGGGCCAGTTAACCGGCAAGACACCGGAGAAGATCGAAGAGATTTTGGCTGCATCGAAGGAGACGGTTTCGCTTGAGTCGCCAATAAGTGGCGATGAAGAATCGACGATGGGCGACTTCATTCATGACGATTCTATGGAGCAGCCGGAGGAAGCTGCTATGAAGATGCTGTTGAGAGAACAGATAGATCAGATTCTCGACACTCTTTCCCCTAGAGAAGCAATGGTGCTGAAGATGAGATATGGACTGCTAGATGGAAAGACAAAGACTCTTGAAGAAGTGGGACAGTTCTTCAACGTGACGAGAGAGAGAATCCGACAGATCGAAGTGAAGGCTCTCAGAAAACTGAGGCACCCTTCGAGAAGTAAACAGCTTAAGGCATTGCTTGGCATGCTAAACACGTCTAAGCGCGACTAA